The genomic DNA CTAGAGAAAAAATCCCGGAAGAATTTAACACGGTAATTTTTAGAGCTTACGACGGGTACTCCACCTCTTTCCCAATCGAATACATCTATGACAATAACATTATGATTGCGTATAAAATGAACGGATTAGAGCTTCCGCCAGAAAGAGGGTTCCCATTCCAGCTAGTAGCTGAAACCAAGTTTGGATATAAATGGATAAAATGGATAACCGAGATTGAATTTTCAGATGATGAAAATTATCAAGGTTATTGGGAAAGCCGTGGTTACTCCAATGATGGCGATTTAAAAAAAGATTTTCTTAAATAAAAATTATGAATAAAATAATTATCAGAAAAGTAGTTAATTATGCTTTATTAGTAGTGCTACTGTTGATTATCATCAGCGGTTATGGCATTTCTAATCATAAAATTGTTGAATCGTTGACTTTTGGACTTTTGGACAAAGCAAGGTCCTTTAGGTTGCATAAATTCTTGGATCTCTTTCTTATAGCGCTTCTATTGCTTCATGTTTTTCCTTTTCTTCATCGAAAAAAACAGCCGAGCATAGATCAAAACAAAAATAAAAACTAACAACTTTCATTATGAAAATAATACCAATTATTGTTTCAATCCTTATCGCCCAAACTGCCGGAATAATCGGCTCAGTTTTTACGGCCTCAAGTGTACGAACATGGTTTGAAACGCTCTTAAAGCCAGATTGGAATCCACCAGGATGGGTTTTTGGTCCAGTATGGATCTCACTTTATACCCTAATGGGAATTTCCGCTTACCTTGTATGGCAACAAAGAGATATCTCTGGAGCCAAACTTGCTCTTTCCATTTACGGAGTTCACTTAATCTTCAATACACTATGGTCAATTCTGTTTTTTGGCCTTAAAAATCCAGGTCTTGCATTTGTTGAAATTATTGTCCTACTTACCTTGATTATAATAACAACTATATTATTTTGGAAAATTAATCCATGGGCAGGTGCACTTATGATTCCATATATTGCATGGGTATCATTTGCATCAGTGCTTAACTATACAATTTGGCAATTAAACTAAAACTATTATGAAAATACTCTACATCTTTATTATGGGCCTGATGATTCTATTCGGAGCAATACTTTTAAATTTATTTGCTTCTCGTGTTGGTCTTTTGAGCTGGTTTGACTTTTTAAAAAACCCAAGCAAAGCTAACATGCTCTCTTATATTTGGCTTTTTATTCTTTATCCTTTCGGCCTTGGAATCATTGCCTATTTTTCTTCAAAATTAGTACCTCTCTAATATGAGAATTTGGGATATCCATGTAAAACATTTGTGTAGAAAGCACTTACTTGGAGAACATCGAGAACTCCATGGACTTTGGAATATTTTCACGAAACATAAAGGGAAGGGCGGGTATTCACACCACCCTGAAACAAAACGCTGGGCCGGAAAACTAAAAGCTCTCTACGACCGGCACGAAGCGCTAGTTGTTGAAATGCAAAAAAGAAATTACAAACACAATTCACCGCTTGAAAAAAAACTGGCAACAGGAAAAGAAACACAGAAAGTTTATATAAATACGGCAAAAGAACAAAAAATAATTTTAACTAAAAAACCTTGTACATGTTTTATTGAAAACCATACAAAATAATCCCTTTTTATCATGACACTATTTTTCAAAAGACTGTTCTCAATACTCGGCCTAAACACCTTAATTTCTTTAATCCTGGTCATTGGCTCAACCTTAATCAGCATGCACTACAACTGGAAAGTTGACTTTCCGCTGACTATTATTGGTATTGCAATTGTATTTCCAATTGTATTTTCAATCGGAGGAGCATACAAAAGACGGGAAGCGGCGTTGGTCCAGTATGCAACGATGAAAAGTATGGGGCGGGTTATTTATTTAGCATCTCGAGATTGGTTACGAGATAAAGGGAAAGACGCGACAAAAAACACTGACGACTTCCGAACCCAAATTTCTAAAACATTTTCTTTGTGCATCAAACTGTTTCAATCTACACATAATAAACCTTTTTCAAAAGAAGAAAAAGAGATTTATGAAAAGTTTTCCGGCATATCCAAATCTATCGAAGATCTTCGAGATCGGGGTCTTTCTGGAAGCGAAGTTTCCAGAGTTAATGCATACATGAGTAAATTCATAACTGCCTTTGAAACCGTAAAACACATTTATCAATACCGCACACCAATCACATTAAGAATCTACAGCAAATTTTTTATTTATATTATTTTAATCGTCCTTGGCCCGTATTTTGCAATCATCGCCGAAGGCCAACCCCTCTGGCTGGCTTTCATCAATCCAATAATTTTCGCCATGGTTTTCTCCGGCCTTGATAATATCCAAAGCCATCTAGAAAATCCGTTCGATCAAGTTGGCGAAGATGATATACGCATTAACCCTGAAAAATTTGCAAAAACATTGGCTAAGTAATTGACCTCTTTTGAAATTATCATATGAACAATCAATTAATTTTTTTACGACACGCAAAGACCCAGAAAGACCCCAGCAAAGTGACTACATGGTTATTGACCGAAGAAGGTGAAAAAGCAGCACAAAACCTGGCAGAATCCGGGGTTTTTGATGATATTGATATTATAATCACGTCAACTGAACAAAAAGCAATCTTAACTGCGACACCATTTGCAAAAAAATTACAAAAAGAAATAATAAAGATTCCTGAATTAAACGAGATACACAGAGGGAAAGGAGAATTTTTATCCCAGGAAGAATTTTCCAAGATAAAAGAACAAATGTTTCTGGACCTGGACTTCACAAAGGATAGCTGGGAAACATCAAATAATGCCTTAAAAAGATTTCAAATGGCAATATCTGATATTGATAATAAATATGACAATAAAAAAATACTGATCGTCTCCCATGGAACAGTTTTATCCTTGTATTTTGCTGATTTATTAAATGAATTAAATAAAGTGATGCAAAGATGGTTAAGACTTGGCTTTTGTGACTGGGGCGTAATTGAAAACAACAAAGTAATGAAAGATATAGTTTGAAATCTTATGAAAAAAATAATCCTAGCCTCAACTTCCCCACGCCGGAAAGAAATAATGGCCAAAACAAGACTAAAGTTCAAAGTTGTAGCCAGCGACTACGAAGAGGACATGAGCTTAAAAATGCCACCGCTAAAACTGGCTAAATTTTTGTCTAAAGGAAAAGCAGATTCAGTTGCAAAAAAATACCGTAATCATTTAATAATCGGGGCGGATACTTTTGTTGTTCTTAATAATAAACTGCTCGGAAAACCAAGCGATATCGCTGATGCAAAAAAAATGCTGAAACAAATCAGCGGAAAAGTTCTCTTGATCGTCACTGGTTATACGATAATTGATACCGGATCAGGCAAATCAATCTCAAAAGCAACTGAAACAAAAGTCCACATCAAAAAATTAAAACCTAGTGAAATAATTAATTACGTAAAGTCTGGCGAACCACTCGATAAAGCAGGTGCATTTGGCGTTCAAGAATTAGGTGCTGTAATTATCAAAAAAATAGAGGGAGACTTTTATAATGTAATGGGATTACCAATATTTGATCTATCACAAGAGTTGAAAAAGTTCGGAGTAAATATAATCTAACTTATTAATTATCAAATGAAAAATTATAAATACATCCTTGAAATAGCAATATTCGTATGTGGAGCTGTTGTTATGATTTTCGAACTTGTTGGTTCAAGAGTACTTGGACCATATTTTGGAACTTCAATTTTTGTTTGGACCAGTTTAATTGGAATTATCTTAGGAAGTCTCAGCTTGGGTTATTATTTTGGAGGAAAATTAGCTGATAAAAAACCCAGCTTTAATAATCTATCTTTGATTATCTTTTTATCCGCAATTTTCATTGGACTAACTACTTTTATTAAAGATTTCTTGCTCCTCATTCTACAAGCCAATATTTCAGATGTACGATTATCAACAGTTCTAGCAACTGTAGCTTTATTTTTACCGGCTAGTATTTTATTAGGAATGGTTTCTCCCTATGCTGCAAAGCTCAAATTAAGCAGCTTAAGCACTTCAGGCTCAACTATAGGTAATCTTTATGCACTTTCAACTGCCGGAAGTATATTTGGTACGTTCTTATCTGGGTTTTACTTAATTCCACACTTTGGCACTAACAAACTATTAATTATTTTATCAATAACTTTAATCATAGTTTCTTTAGCGCTTTCAGCTAGAAGGCTCTTGAGCATTAAATTATCAATTTGTGTTGTTTTGATTATTGGGTGGACTACACTTAATGGGATTAGTACTCTATTTGAAAAAAACAGTTTTATAGACCTGGATACAGCATATAACCGCATCTGGATTTACGATCGCCTGGATACAGAAACTAATAAGACAGTAAAGACGATTGGCATTAATAATGAGAATCACTCCTCAATGTTCTTGGACAGTGACGAACTGGTTAATGAGTACACTAAATATTATCATTTAGCAAAACACTTTAATCCAAACTTCGAAAAAACTTTGATGCTTGGCGGGGCAGGATACTCATATCCCAAAGACTTTTTACTTAATTATCCTGAAGCCACCATTGATGTCGTAGAAATCGACCCAAAAGTTACCGAACTCGCAAAAGAATATTTCCGACTAAAAGAAAACCCCAGATTAACTATTTACCATGAAGACGGTCGAGTTTATTTAAATAAAACGCAGAAAAAGTATGATGTAATATTCGGAGACGCTTTTGCCTCTCGCTATTCTGTACCGTATCAATTAACAACAATAGAGGCCGTTCAGAAAAAATTTAAGGTTTTAAATGATGAAGGAATTGTTATTCTAAATATTATATCCTCGATAGAGGGTGAGAGTGGCCGCTTCCTAAGAGCTGAATATGCTACATACAAAGATATCTTTCCTCAGGTTTACTTGTTTCCAGTAAGAGCTCCAAATGATGGTTCCAAAAGACAAAATGTTATGTTAGTGGCTTTAAAATCAGAGGTTGAACAACCTGAACTATTTAGTAATGCCGACCCGACGCTAAATGAATACTTGCAACATCT from Candidatus Falkowbacteria bacterium includes the following:
- a CDS encoding histidine phosphatase family protein, which produces MNNQLIFLRHAKTQKDPSKVTTWLLTEEGEKAAQNLAESGVFDDIDIIITSTEQKAILTATPFAKKLQKEIIKIPELNEIHRGKGEFLSQEEFSKIKEQMFLDLDFTKDSWETSNNALKRFQMAISDIDNKYDNKKILIVSHGTVLSLYFADLLNELNKVMQRWLRLGFCDWGVIENNKVMKDIV
- the maf gene encoding septum formation protein Maf — its product is MKKIILASTSPRRKEIMAKTRLKFKVVASDYEEDMSLKMPPLKLAKFLSKGKADSVAKKYRNHLIIGADTFVVLNNKLLGKPSDIADAKKMLKQISGKVLLIVTGYTIIDTGSGKSISKATETKVHIKKLKPSEIINYVKSGEPLDKAGAFGVQELGAVIIKKIEGDFYNVMGLPIFDLSQELKKFGVNII
- a CDS encoding pyrimidine dimer DNA glycosylase, with the translated sequence MRIWDIHVKHLCRKHLLGEHRELHGLWNIFTKHKGKGGYSHHPETKRWAGKLKALYDRHEALVVEMQKRNYKHNSPLEKKLATGKETQKVYINTAKEQKIILTKKPCTCFIENHTK
- a CDS encoding tryptophan-rich sensory protein; this translates as MKIIPIIVSILIAQTAGIIGSVFTASSVRTWFETLLKPDWNPPGWVFGPVWISLYTLMGISAYLVWQQRDISGAKLALSIYGVHLIFNTLWSILFFGLKNPGLAFVEIIVLLTLIIITTILFWKINPWAGALMIPYIAWVSFASVLNYTIWQLN
- a CDS encoding fused MFS/spermidine synthase, which gives rise to MLEIAIFVCGAVVMIFELVGSRVLGPYFGTSIFVWTSLIGIILGSLSLGYYFGGKLADKKPSFNNLSLIIFLSAIFIGLTTFIKDFLLLILQANISDVRLSTVLATVALFLPASILLGMVSPYAAKLKLSSLSTSGSTIGNLYALSTAGSIFGTFLSGFYLIPHFGTNKLLIILSITLIIVSLALSARRLLSIKLSICVVLIIGWTTLNGISTLFEKNSFIDLDTAYNRIWIYDRLDTETNKTVKTIGINNENHSSMFLDSDELVNEYTKYYHLAKHFNPNFEKTLMLGGAGYSYPKDFLLNYPEATIDVVEIDPKVTELAKEYFRLKENPRLTIYHEDGRVYLNKTQKKYDVIFGDAFASRYSVPYQLTTIEAVQKKFKVLNDEGIVILNIISSIEGESGRFLRAEYATYKDIFPQVYLFPVRAPNDGSKRQNVMLVALKSEVEQPELFSNADPTLNEYLQHLWKKEIVNDTPILTDDHAPVDYYISKAI